Proteins from a genomic interval of Paenibacillus sp. FSL H8-0048:
- a CDS encoding S1C family serine protease has translation MGMGRSGTARGRVVLLGTMLWVLSGFVSPAGVVHGAVYSGTVAAERGAAVNVMKAGQAGIVQKESKGQWSQPAAADPVPQIISRVSPSVVGIIGKAGGETGGPDDRYNLTHGSGIIVRADGWIITNAHVMAGLEKAVVVTSDGTSYNITDTYSDEFSDLALVKIKAKALKPATFAGSAAKLQVGEKVIAIGTPISFSLRNSATVGVISGLNRSVDAAYRLIQSDTAINPGNSGGPLVNMKGEVLGVNSMKFAAVGVENMGFSIPADTVKYIMNQLLQYGEVRRPSLGVELEESWPVIVGLPGQEPLTVTKVLTAEARKAGITAGDALYAIDGHRVTSLVDVNELFRQYKPGAVVKLLMQSDGDIVARSLVLGQGDPLVSAAKTEEETDDQTTE, from the coding sequence ATGGGAATGGGGAGGAGCGGGACAGCCCGGGGCAGGGTGGTACTGCTGGGCACGATGCTATGGGTATTGTCGGGATTCGTAAGTCCAGCCGGTGTTGTTCATGGGGCGGTCTACAGCGGGACAGTAGCGGCTGAGAGAGGCGCGGCTGTCAACGTAATGAAGGCCGGACAAGCAGGTATTGTGCAAAAGGAGAGCAAGGGGCAATGGAGCCAGCCCGCAGCAGCAGACCCGGTTCCGCAGATCATAAGCAGAGTCTCGCCGTCTGTTGTCGGCATTATCGGCAAAGCGGGCGGAGAAACCGGCGGGCCGGATGACCGCTACAATCTGACCCACGGCTCCGGCATTATCGTCAGAGCAGACGGATGGATCATTACCAATGCTCATGTGATGGCAGGGCTGGAGAAGGCAGTAGTGGTCACCTCAGACGGGACAAGCTATAACATCACAGATACATACTCGGATGAATTCAGTGATCTTGCATTGGTCAAAATCAAAGCCAAAGCCTTAAAGCCCGCAACCTTCGCGGGTAGCGCCGCCAAGCTTCAGGTAGGGGAGAAGGTGATAGCGATTGGGACGCCGATCTCTTTTTCCTTGAGAAATTCGGCTACTGTAGGCGTAATCAGCGGTCTCAACCGTTCGGTGGATGCGGCGTACCGGCTGATCCAGAGCGATACGGCGATCAATCCCGGCAACAGCGGAGGACCGCTGGTCAATATGAAGGGGGAGGTACTCGGGGTCAACAGTATGAAGTTCGCAGCTGTGGGTGTGGAGAATATGGGCTTCTCGATTCCCGCAGATACGGTGAAGTACATCATGAATCAGCTGCTCCAATATGGAGAGGTGCGGCGTCCGAGCCTTGGAGTGGAGCTTGAGGAGAGCTGGCCCGTGATTGTCGGACTGCCGGGGCAGGAGCCCTTGACGGTGACAAAGGTGCTTACGGCAGAAGCACGCAAGGCAGGAATTACGGCGGGGGATGCACTGTACGCCATAGACGGACACCGGGTAACCTCACTTGTCGATGTTAATGAGTTATTCAGACAGTACAAGCCGGGGGCAGTGGTCAAGCTGCTGATGCAGAGTGACGGCGATATCGTGGCCAGAAGCCTTGTTCTTGGACAAGGTGATCCTCTGGTGAGCGCCGCTAAGACGGAGGAGGAGACCGATGATCAGACGACAGAGTGA
- a CDS encoding stalk domain-containing protein, with protein sequence MIRRQSEEAADTAVPGSRAGQLRRGVTVIVVLLLLLSLFPVGKAQAAEGALLQLSLQAGSASATVNGKPVTIPKPFSENGTLLVPLGIFKKAFGSTVSLQGDDVVKIMYGPHTGAMTIGSTTAWKDGVKIKLAAPPRMVSGVLMVPLRFVAEVLGARMAPAEGGGVLVTLSSPVAAVDALAQSGIDSDAGKTRIGNSYLEWSMNYPPGLVVGDSGGNESVATFTSAENGYYLEVHASPLAVPLDPEGLLENLVRSSEEGGEIVLDREAVSKAKVPYARTVSKDSSGALWEGRQYYAGGRLYEIYLTDDNAANYKDLGKYAALLNSFQPSFDASDRSIRDLSTIRNGLRAGYNDDYGIALKVPADWSADDQQLYYAGKQGSYLRVKVSSAPAGSTLASWNEELRSQLRDTYVAEAYTLKDSVAGKVSGEPVLINEIGLNPGSGWSTEYQILLLKNGYRYYFEYVAASGPGQSSDQARFTEVLNSVDIDFAQTKSNFGRLASEDYNQLSQNSVTKISKTYGYKLEIPRLWSPVQDLFESQSVEYRFTGGRFQLYASPEVTPEYAIGQLQSYYQNTKQDPKGPQVKSVTETTFAGMPATILTVEQTKSGIPVGTKIIVFSRNDVVYTLTVTLNTANATASQQAVLERVLGSFGWVGE encoded by the coding sequence ATGATCAGACGACAGAGTGAGGAGGCGGCAGATACAGCCGTGCCGGGAAGCAGGGCGGGACAACTACGGCGCGGAGTGACTGTTATTGTAGTCCTTTTGTTGCTGCTCAGCCTATTTCCTGTGGGAAAGGCCCAGGCGGCGGAGGGTGCTCTGCTACAGCTTAGTCTTCAAGCGGGCAGTGCTTCTGCAACGGTTAACGGGAAGCCGGTCACGATCCCGAAGCCTTTTTCGGAGAATGGAACGCTGCTGGTCCCGCTGGGGATTTTCAAAAAAGCCTTCGGCAGCACCGTCTCCCTGCAAGGCGATGATGTGGTGAAGATTATGTACGGGCCGCATACCGGTGCGATGACGATAGGCAGTACGACTGCCTGGAAGGATGGCGTCAAAATCAAGCTCGCCGCGCCCCCGCGTATGGTATCCGGTGTGCTGATGGTGCCGCTGAGATTCGTGGCTGAAGTGCTCGGCGCGCGGATGGCTCCGGCGGAGGGTGGAGGAGTACTGGTTACGCTATCTTCTCCGGTAGCAGCAGTAGACGCTCTAGCGCAGAGCGGGATCGACAGTGACGCCGGCAAAACCCGGATCGGCAACAGTTATCTGGAGTGGAGCATGAACTATCCGCCAGGGCTGGTGGTAGGCGACAGCGGAGGGAATGAGAGCGTAGCGACTTTTACAAGTGCAGAGAACGGTTACTATCTGGAGGTGCATGCTTCGCCGCTGGCCGTTCCGCTTGATCCCGAAGGGCTGCTGGAGAATCTGGTCCGCTCTTCGGAAGAGGGCGGGGAGATTGTGCTCGACCGGGAGGCTGTGTCTAAGGCCAAGGTTCCTTACGCCCGGACTGTGAGCAAGGATTCGAGCGGCGCGCTCTGGGAGGGCAGGCAATATTATGCCGGAGGCAGGCTGTATGAGATCTATCTGACAGATGATAATGCAGCGAATTATAAGGACTTGGGCAAATACGCGGCGCTGCTGAATTCGTTTCAGCCCTCTTTTGACGCATCCGACCGGAGCATCCGCGATCTCTCCACCATCCGCAACGGCCTGCGCGCAGGCTACAACGATGATTACGGGATTGCACTTAAGGTCCCTGCCGACTGGAGTGCAGATGACCAGCAGCTCTACTATGCAGGCAAGCAAGGAAGTTATCTGCGTGTAAAAGTAAGCTCCGCCCCTGCGGGCTCCACGCTGGCAAGCTGGAACGAGGAACTGCGTTCTCAGCTCCGTGACACCTATGTGGCTGAGGCTTACACCTTGAAGGACAGCGTAGCGGGCAAGGTCTCCGGTGAGCCGGTGCTGATCAATGAGATCGGGCTTAACCCGGGCAGCGGGTGGAGCACCGAATACCAGATTTTGCTGCTGAAGAACGGGTACCGTTATTATTTTGAATATGTTGCGGCTTCCGGGCCGGGGCAGAGTAGTGATCAGGCGCGCTTCACAGAGGTGCTGAACTCGGTCGATATTGATTTTGCCCAGACCAAGAGCAACTTCGGACGCCTGGCGTCAGAGGATTATAACCAGCTCAGCCAGAATTCGGTCACCAAGATTTCCAAAACCTACGGCTATAAGCTTGAGATTCCGCGGCTCTGGAGCCCGGTTCAGGATCTGTTTGAGAGCCAGAGTGTGGAATACCGCTTCACCGGCGGCCGGTTCCAGCTCTACGCCAGCCCCGAGGTTACGCCGGAATATGCCATCGGCCAGCTGCAGAGCTATTACCAGAACACCAAGCAAGACCCTAAGGGACCACAGGTAAAAAGCGTCACAGAAACTACCTTCGCCGGTATGCCGGCCACGATACTCACTGTTGAGCAGACCAAGAGCGGCATCCCGGTGGGCACGAAGATCATCGTCTTCAGCCGCAACGATGTGGTTTATACGCTCACTGTCACACTGAACACCGCCAACGCCACGGCGAGCCAGCAGGCGGTGCTGGAGCGGGTGCTGGGGTCGTTTGGGTGGGTGGGGGAGTAG
- the rfbC gene encoding dTDP-4-dehydrorhamnose 3,5-epimerase encodes MKFIKTHLEDVLVVEPAVFGDHRGWFMETYSEAKFHEQELRYQFVQDNQSYSAVKGTLRGLHFQLNPKAQTKLVRCTRGSIFDVAVDIRQGSPSYGKWYGIELNAENKKQLLIPKGFAHGFMTLTEDVEVQYKCDELYAPECDGGILWNDPDIAIEWPIDVIPVLSAKDEQAPLLKDVKHNFVYQA; translated from the coding sequence ATGAAGTTTATCAAAACCCATCTGGAGGATGTTCTTGTCGTTGAACCGGCAGTCTTCGGAGACCACCGTGGCTGGTTCATGGAGACCTACAGCGAGGCTAAATTCCATGAACAAGAGCTTCGGTATCAGTTCGTTCAAGACAATCAGTCTTATTCAGCTGTAAAAGGTACTCTACGTGGGCTTCACTTCCAGCTTAACCCGAAGGCACAGACCAAGCTTGTACGGTGTACACGCGGTTCGATCTTTGATGTAGCTGTGGATATCCGTCAAGGCAGTCCTTCCTACGGCAAGTGGTATGGCATTGAACTCAATGCCGAGAATAAGAAACAGCTGCTCATCCCCAAAGGGTTCGCCCACGGCTTCATGACACTAACGGAGGATGTCGAGGTCCAGTACAAATGCGATGAGCTGTACGCACCCGAATGTGACGGCGGAATTCTTTGGAATGACCCCGATATTGCCATTGAATGGCCGATCGATGTAATTCCTGTACTGTCTGCTAAGGATGAACAAGCACCGCTGTTAAAGGATGTAAAGCATAATTTTGTTTATCAGGCTTAA
- the rfbA gene encoding glucose-1-phosphate thymidylyltransferase RfbA gives MKGIILAGGSGTRLYPLTMVTSKQLLPVYDKPMIYYPLSTLMLAGIREILIISTAEDTPRFENLLGDGSQFGISLQYKVQPSPDGLAQAFILGEDFIGKDSVAMVLGDNIYYGNGMTRMLKQAADKTSGATVFGYHVPDPERFGVVEFDEDGKVLSIEEKPEHPKSNYAVTGLYFYDNRVISIAKEVKPSHRGELEITSINEAYLKLGELDVALLGRGFTWLDTGTHQSLVDATNFVRTIEDHQGIKISAPEEIAFINGWITKEHLLECGHKLSKTGYGQYLIKVATGKIQF, from the coding sequence ATGAAAGGCATAATTCTTGCGGGAGGAAGCGGAACCCGGCTATACCCTCTCACAATGGTAACCAGCAAACAATTACTGCCGGTCTATGATAAACCCATGATCTATTATCCGCTGTCCACATTAATGCTGGCAGGCATCCGAGAAATTCTTATCATCTCTACCGCTGAAGACACACCGCGCTTTGAAAATTTACTCGGAGACGGCTCCCAGTTCGGAATCTCGTTGCAATACAAGGTACAGCCAAGTCCTGACGGGCTGGCGCAGGCTTTTATTCTGGGGGAAGACTTCATCGGGAAAGACTCCGTAGCCATGGTGCTCGGAGATAATATATATTACGGCAATGGAATGACTAGGATGTTGAAACAAGCTGCCGATAAAACAAGCGGAGCGACTGTATTCGGCTACCATGTTCCCGATCCCGAACGTTTTGGTGTGGTGGAATTTGACGAAGACGGCAAGGTCCTCAGCATCGAAGAGAAACCGGAGCATCCAAAATCCAATTATGCGGTTACCGGCCTTTATTTCTATGACAACCGGGTAATTTCTATTGCTAAGGAAGTCAAGCCGTCGCACCGCGGTGAGCTGGAAATCACTTCGATTAATGAAGCCTATCTGAAGCTGGGTGAGCTGGATGTTGCTCTGCTTGGACGCGGATTTACTTGGCTTGATACCGGAACCCACCAGAGTCTGGTGGATGCCACCAACTTCGTCAGAACGATTGAAGACCATCAAGGGATCAAAATCTCTGCACCCGAAGAAATCGCTTTCATTAATGGCTGGATCACCAAGGAACATCTCCTGGAATGCGGGCATAAGCTGAGCAAGACCGGATACGGCCAATATTTAATTAAGGTCGCTACAGGTAAAATCCAATTTTAA
- a CDS encoding DUF3656 domain-containing U32 family peptidase yields MKEQGIRREDVELLAPAGDWDCMRAAVANGADAVFFGVEKFNARARANNFRMDELPEIMAFLHSYGVKGFLTFNILVFENELPDAKGLIDACVDAGVDAVIVQDLGLVQMIREISPDFPIHGSTQMTITSPEAVEFTKPWGLERVVLGRENNLKQIRTIGEQARLPMEVFVHGALCVSYSGQCLTSEMWGGRSANRGECAQACRLPYDLMIDGEVKPMGDVTYLLSPKDLAAIDLMPELIEAGVTSFKIEGRLKTPEYVANVVSKYRKAIDKYFEGNWTPTSKEDMRELQQSFSRGFTNGFLEGTNNKKLVDGTFPKSRGVYLGTVEQILRDGVVCRIHAPLKRGDGIVFDAGDPTKKEEGGRVYDLRRKGVKLEGEAGEGWIIDIVPGRNDVDLRRLHVGDRIWKTNDPALDKALRQSYETEKPYRVFPVHVRVQGCVGEKLTTWWTDVQKNVTVRVDSELALETAQKRPMDTALLEEQFGRLGGTLFQLEALESHLQGDVIVPMRELNSIRRQAVELLAGERPKPPVYVKREVEVYGGASRRGAAAVVGRGDAELTALCRSLPQVQAALEAGVTNIYADFEFIKQFPAAVDAVRAAGASIALATPRIHMPNENGYHANILRLQPDAVLVRNTGALYYYLRHRREHPEAAHPRLIGDFSLNIANHRAVDLFLDAGCDMVTPSYDLNIQQMVDLLGHSDTSRMEVVIHQHLPMFHTEHCVYCTFMSEGTDYTNCGRPCEEQRASLQDRIGMSHPVRVDEGCRNTVYNAVEQSGAEYLNNFRELGVASFRVEFLEETPEQVAEVINLYSRALRGEISGTQVWKSLKATNQLGVTRGQLVNAK; encoded by the coding sequence ATGAAAGAGCAAGGAATACGCAGAGAAGACGTAGAGCTGCTGGCTCCGGCGGGAGATTGGGACTGTATGCGTGCAGCGGTGGCGAACGGGGCGGATGCTGTCTTTTTTGGCGTAGAGAAATTCAATGCACGGGCCAGAGCGAACAACTTCCGGATGGACGAGCTGCCGGAGATTATGGCGTTTCTGCACAGCTATGGAGTGAAGGGGTTCCTGACCTTTAATATACTGGTGTTCGAGAATGAGCTGCCGGATGCCAAGGGACTGATTGATGCCTGCGTGGACGCGGGTGTGGATGCCGTTATCGTTCAGGACCTGGGGCTGGTGCAGATGATCCGCGAGATCTCGCCGGACTTCCCGATTCACGGTTCTACTCAGATGACGATTACCTCGCCGGAAGCGGTGGAATTCACGAAGCCATGGGGGCTGGAACGTGTAGTCCTTGGCCGTGAAAATAATCTGAAGCAGATCCGCACGATTGGCGAGCAAGCCCGCCTGCCGATGGAGGTATTCGTGCATGGTGCGCTCTGCGTGTCTTATTCGGGCCAGTGTCTGACCTCCGAGATGTGGGGCGGACGCTCCGCGAACCGCGGGGAATGCGCCCAGGCCTGCCGTCTGCCGTATGATCTGATGATTGACGGTGAAGTGAAGCCGATGGGCGATGTGACTTACCTGCTGTCGCCGAAGGATCTTGCCGCCATCGACCTGATGCCGGAGCTGATTGAAGCCGGAGTAACCTCGTTCAAGATCGAAGGCCGGCTCAAAACCCCGGAATATGTCGCTAATGTGGTCAGTAAGTATCGTAAGGCGATTGATAAGTATTTTGAAGGTAACTGGACGCCGACCTCGAAGGAAGACATGCGTGAGCTGCAACAGAGCTTCTCACGCGGGTTCACGAATGGTTTCCTTGAAGGCACTAATAATAAGAAGTTAGTCGATGGCACCTTCCCGAAAAGCCGCGGGGTGTACCTGGGCACCGTGGAACAGATCCTGCGCGATGGTGTAGTCTGCCGCATTCATGCTCCGCTTAAGCGCGGAGACGGCATTGTGTTCGATGCCGGAGATCCGACGAAGAAGGAAGAGGGCGGCCGAGTCTATGATCTGCGGCGCAAGGGCGTCAAGCTGGAGGGTGAGGCCGGAGAAGGCTGGATTATTGACATCGTTCCTGGCCGTAATGACGTCGATCTGCGCCGTCTGCATGTGGGGGACCGCATCTGGAAGACAAACGACCCGGCGCTCGACAAGGCGCTGCGCCAGTCCTACGAGACCGAGAAGCCGTACCGGGTATTCCCGGTTCATGTGCGGGTACAGGGCTGCGTTGGCGAGAAGCTGACGACCTGGTGGACAGACGTTCAGAAGAACGTCACTGTCCGTGTGGATTCGGAGCTCGCGCTGGAGACAGCGCAGAAGCGTCCGATGGATACCGCGCTGCTGGAAGAACAATTCGGCCGCCTGGGCGGGACCCTGTTCCAGCTTGAAGCGCTGGAGTCGCATCTGCAAGGCGACGTGATCGTACCCATGCGCGAGCTGAACAGCATCCGCCGCCAGGCGGTGGAACTGCTTGCAGGCGAGCGCCCTAAGCCTCCCGTGTATGTGAAACGGGAGGTAGAGGTCTACGGCGGCGCCTCACGCAGGGGCGCCGCAGCGGTTGTGGGCAGGGGTGATGCGGAGCTCACCGCGCTGTGCCGCAGCCTGCCGCAGGTGCAGGCTGCACTCGAAGCCGGCGTAACGAATATCTACGCCGATTTCGAGTTCATCAAGCAGTTCCCGGCGGCAGTAGACGCTGTGCGGGCTGCTGGGGCCAGCATTGCGCTGGCCACCCCGCGCATCCATATGCCGAACGAGAACGGCTACCATGCCAACATCCTGCGGCTGCAGCCGGATGCTGTGCTGGTCCGCAACACGGGTGCGCTGTATTATTACCTGCGCCACCGCAGGGAGCACCCGGAGGCTGCGCATCCCCGGCTGATCGGCGATTTCTCACTTAATATCGCCAATCACCGGGCAGTAGATCTGTTCCTGGACGCCGGTTGTGACATGGTGACACCATCGTATGACCTGAACATTCAACAGATGGTGGATCTGCTCGGGCACAGCGACACCTCCCGTATGGAGGTTGTCATCCACCAGCATCTGCCGATGTTCCATACAGAACACTGCGTCTACTGTACCTTCATGAGCGAAGGCACGGATTACACCAACTGCGGCCGTCCTTGTGAGGAGCAGCGGGCCTCGCTGCAGGACCGGATCGGCATGTCTCATCCCGTCCGAGTGGACGAAGGCTGCCGCAACACTGTCTATAACGCGGTAGAGCAGTCGGGCGCTGAATACCTCAATAACTTCCGTGAGTTAGGCGTAGCTTCTTTCCGTGTAGAGTTCCTGGAGGAAACTCCAGAGCAGGTAGCAGAGGTCATTAATCTCTACAGCCGCGCACTGCGTGGCGAAATCTCCGGTACCCAGGTTTGGAAAAGCCTGAAGGCTACTAACCAGCTCGGGGTAACCCGTGGGCAGTTGGTGAATGCGAAGTAA
- the galU gene encoding UTP--glucose-1-phosphate uridylyltransferase GalU — MKIRKAIIPAAGLGTRFLPATKAMPKEMLPIVDKPTIQYIVEEAVASGIEDIIIVTGKGKRAIEDHFDNSFELEFNLAEKQKWELLESVRKSSEMADIHYIRQKEPRGLGHAIWCARKFIGNEPFAVLLGDDIVESNKPCLKQMIEVYDQYRSSIVGVQPVPWEEVSRYGVVDSSEIAERVYRANRLVEKPKREDAPSNLAILGRYILTPRIFDMLGEQQVGVGGEIQLTDAISRLSEVERIIAYDFEGRRHDVGEKMGFIQTTIHYALQHEELKEGLLEYLKEVIEQEERLYTK; from the coding sequence ATGAAGATCCGTAAAGCGATTATTCCCGCTGCCGGTTTAGGAACCCGCTTCCTGCCTGCGACCAAAGCGATGCCCAAGGAAATGCTGCCCATCGTAGACAAACCAACGATTCAATATATTGTGGAGGAGGCGGTAGCTTCCGGGATCGAAGATATTATTATTGTGACAGGTAAAGGCAAGCGTGCAATCGAAGACCATTTCGATAATTCATTCGAACTGGAATTCAATCTGGCAGAGAAGCAGAAGTGGGAGCTGCTGGAATCGGTGCGCAAATCCTCCGAGATGGCCGACATCCACTACATTCGTCAAAAAGAACCGCGCGGTCTCGGACATGCTATCTGGTGTGCACGGAAGTTCATCGGTAACGAGCCCTTCGCCGTCCTGCTGGGGGATGACATCGTGGAGTCGAACAAGCCTTGCCTGAAGCAGATGATCGAAGTATACGATCAATACAGATCATCCATTGTTGGTGTGCAGCCTGTGCCTTGGGAAGAGGTGTCCCGCTACGGGGTAGTGGACAGTTCTGAAATAGCAGAACGTGTCTACAGAGCCAACCGGCTTGTAGAAAAACCAAAGCGTGAGGACGCTCCATCCAACCTCGCAATCCTGGGAAGGTATATCCTGACTCCGCGTATCTTTGATATGCTTGGCGAACAGCAGGTAGGTGTAGGTGGCGAGATTCAGCTTACAGATGCGATTTCCCGTTTAAGCGAAGTAGAGCGGATTATTGCTTATGACTTTGAAGGCAGACGGCATGACGTCGGCGAGAAGATGGGTTTCATCCAAACGACCATTCATTATGCGCTTCAGCATGAAGAGCTTAAGGAAGGGCTGTTGGAGTATTTGAAGGAAGTTATTGAGCAGGAAGAACGGCTGTATACCAAATAA